One Pseudoliparis swirei isolate HS2019 ecotype Mariana Trench chromosome 4, NWPU_hadal_v1, whole genome shotgun sequence genomic window carries:
- the LOC130193275 gene encoding mortality factor 4-like protein 1 isoform X2, which translates to MAPKQDPKPKFQEGERVLCFHGPLLYEAKCVKINIKEKLIKYFIHYSGWNKNWDEWVPESRVLKYVDSNLAKQKELQKANLDHYVEGKMRGLAPSKKIAAVQQKIVDLKVKKAKQKTPGPGEGTSSGETPQGPRKKRARVDPTVESEEMFTNRVEVKMKIPEELKPWLVDDWDLITRQKQLFHLPAKKNIETVLEDYANYKKSKGNSDNKEYAVNEVVSGIREYFNVMLGTQLLYKFERPQYAEILAEHPDMPMSQVYGAPHLLRLFGREGGHTHTHTHFISSSKNRQTFVVVSACTFSIESLKYICVCVYIQVKSCILQQQTAYYFECPVLASVMDLSWFQ; encoded by the exons GTGAAAGAGTCCTGTGCTTTCATGGGCCATTGCTCTATGAGGCAAAG TGTGTAAAGATCAACATAAAGGAGAAACTGATTAAATACTTCATTCATTACAGCGGATGGAACAAAAA CTGGGATGAATGGGTTCCTGAAAGCAGAGTTCTCAAATATGTTGACAGCAACCTTGCGAAACAAAAAGAGCTTCAGAAGGCCAATCT GGACCATTATGTTGAGGGAAAGATGAGGGGTTTAGCACCAAGCAAGAAGATTGCTGCTGTGCAGCAGAAAATTGTTGATCT GAAAGTGAAAAAGGCAAAGCAGAAGA ccCCAGGGCCGGGTGAAGGCACCAGCAGCGGAGAAACGCCGCAGGGACCCCGGAAGAAGAGGGCTCGGGTCGATCCCACTGTGGAGAGT GAGGAGATGTTCACCAACCGCGTAGAGGTGAAGATGAAGATTCCTGAAGAGCTGAAACCCTGGCTGGTGGACGACTGGGACCTCATCACCCGAcagaaacag TTGTTTCATCTGCCTGCTAAGAAGAATATAGAGACTGTTTTGGAGGATTATGCAAACTATAAGAAATCGAAAGGAAACTCGGATAACAA GGAGTACGCGGTCAACGAGGTCGTGTCGGGGATTCGGGAGTACTTCAACGTCATGCTGGGCACTCAGCTGCTTTACAAGTTCGAGAGGCCGCAGTACGCCGAGATCCTGGCTGAACACCCGGACATGCCCATGTCGCAGGTGTACGGAGCGCCACACCTGCTGCGTCTCTTTGGTAGGGAgggagggcacacacacacacacacacactttatttcatcatcaaaaaacagacaaacctTTGTAGTTGTATCTGCGTGTACTTTTTCAATTGAATCCctcaaatatatatgtgtgtgtgtatatatccaAGTAAAATCATGTATTCTGCAGCAGCAAACTGCATATTATTTTGAGTGCCCAGTTCTGGCTTCAGTTATGGACCTCTCGTGGTTTCAGTAA
- the LOC130193275 gene encoding mortality factor 4-like protein 1 isoform X1, whose translation MAPKQDPKPKFQEGERVLCFHGPLLYEAKCVKINIKEKLIKYFIHYSGWNKNWDEWVPESRVLKYVDSNLAKQKELQKANLDHYVEGKMRGLAPSKKIAAVQQKIVDLKVKKAKQKTPGPGEGTSSGETPQGPRKKRARVDPTVESEEMFTNRVEVKMKIPEELKPWLVDDWDLITRQKQLFHLPAKKNIETVLEDYANYKKSKGNSDNKEYAVNEVVSGIREYFNVMLGTQLLYKFERPQYAEILAEHPDMPMSQVYGAPHLLRLFAFHCQICTATDLLPTPPNAVENAAECSADPAAPRANIRIGAMLAYTPLDEKSLALLLNYLQDFLKYLVKNSSTLLSVTDYEVAPAEYHRKAV comes from the exons GTGAAAGAGTCCTGTGCTTTCATGGGCCATTGCTCTATGAGGCAAAG TGTGTAAAGATCAACATAAAGGAGAAACTGATTAAATACTTCATTCATTACAGCGGATGGAACAAAAA CTGGGATGAATGGGTTCCTGAAAGCAGAGTTCTCAAATATGTTGACAGCAACCTTGCGAAACAAAAAGAGCTTCAGAAGGCCAATCT GGACCATTATGTTGAGGGAAAGATGAGGGGTTTAGCACCAAGCAAGAAGATTGCTGCTGTGCAGCAGAAAATTGTTGATCT GAAAGTGAAAAAGGCAAAGCAGAAGA ccCCAGGGCCGGGTGAAGGCACCAGCAGCGGAGAAACGCCGCAGGGACCCCGGAAGAAGAGGGCTCGGGTCGATCCCACTGTGGAGAGT GAGGAGATGTTCACCAACCGCGTAGAGGTGAAGATGAAGATTCCTGAAGAGCTGAAACCCTGGCTGGTGGACGACTGGGACCTCATCACCCGAcagaaacag TTGTTTCATCTGCCTGCTAAGAAGAATATAGAGACTGTTTTGGAGGATTATGCAAACTATAAGAAATCGAAAGGAAACTCGGATAACAA GGAGTACGCGGTCAACGAGGTCGTGTCGGGGATTCGGGAGTACTTCAACGTCATGCTGGGCACTCAGCTGCTTTACAAGTTCGAGAGGCCGCAGTACGCCGAGATCCTGGCTGAACACCCGGACATGCCCATGTCGCAGGTGTACGGAGCGCCACACCTGCTGCGTCTCTTTG CTTTTCATTGCCAGATTTGTACGGCCACGGACCTCCTGCCAACTCCTCCTAACGCCGTGGAGAACGCAGCCGAGTGCTCCGCAGACCCGGCTGCTCCACGAGCAAATA TTCGGATTGGAGCCATGCTGGCCTACACGCCACTGGACGAGAAGAGTCTGGCTTTGCTGCTCAATTACCTCCAAGATTTCCTCAA GTATCTGGTAAAGAACTCATCCACCCTCCTGAGTGTCACTGATTATGAGGTCGCGCCCGCTGAGTACCACCGCAAGGCCGTGTGA
- the LOC130193275 gene encoding mortality factor 4-like protein 1 isoform X3 — MAPKQDPKPKFQEGERVLCFHGPLLYEAKCVKINIKEKLIKYFIHYSGWNKNWDEWVPESRVLKYVDSNLAKQKELQKANLDHYVEGKMRGLAPSKKIAAVQQKIVDLKVKKAKQKTPGPGEGTSSGETPQGPRKKRARVDPTVESEEMFTNRVEVKMKIPEELKPWLVDDWDLITRQKQLFHLPAKKNIETVLEDYANYKKSKGNSDNKEYAVNEVVSGIREYFNVMLGTQLLYKFERPQYAEILAEHPDMPMSQVYGAPHLLRLFVRIGAMLAYTPLDEKSLALLLNYLQDFLKYLVKNSSTLLSVTDYEVAPAEYHRKAV; from the exons GTGAAAGAGTCCTGTGCTTTCATGGGCCATTGCTCTATGAGGCAAAG TGTGTAAAGATCAACATAAAGGAGAAACTGATTAAATACTTCATTCATTACAGCGGATGGAACAAAAA CTGGGATGAATGGGTTCCTGAAAGCAGAGTTCTCAAATATGTTGACAGCAACCTTGCGAAACAAAAAGAGCTTCAGAAGGCCAATCT GGACCATTATGTTGAGGGAAAGATGAGGGGTTTAGCACCAAGCAAGAAGATTGCTGCTGTGCAGCAGAAAATTGTTGATCT GAAAGTGAAAAAGGCAAAGCAGAAGA ccCCAGGGCCGGGTGAAGGCACCAGCAGCGGAGAAACGCCGCAGGGACCCCGGAAGAAGAGGGCTCGGGTCGATCCCACTGTGGAGAGT GAGGAGATGTTCACCAACCGCGTAGAGGTGAAGATGAAGATTCCTGAAGAGCTGAAACCCTGGCTGGTGGACGACTGGGACCTCATCACCCGAcagaaacag TTGTTTCATCTGCCTGCTAAGAAGAATATAGAGACTGTTTTGGAGGATTATGCAAACTATAAGAAATCGAAAGGAAACTCGGATAACAA GGAGTACGCGGTCAACGAGGTCGTGTCGGGGATTCGGGAGTACTTCAACGTCATGCTGGGCACTCAGCTGCTTTACAAGTTCGAGAGGCCGCAGTACGCCGAGATCCTGGCTGAACACCCGGACATGCCCATGTCGCAGGTGTACGGAGCGCCACACCTGCTGCGTCTCTTTG TTCGGATTGGAGCCATGCTGGCCTACACGCCACTGGACGAGAAGAGTCTGGCTTTGCTGCTCAATTACCTCCAAGATTTCCTCAA GTATCTGGTAAAGAACTCATCCACCCTCCTGAGTGTCACTGATTATGAGGTCGCGCCCGCTGAGTACCACCGCAAGGCCGTGTGA